From the Clavibacter phaseoli genome, one window contains:
- a CDS encoding zinc-ribbon domain-containing protein, with protein MPEPVDAWWARRRWSRGLDVPYPVGTYREAWASFPVLIRQYHPDLNRGITLTQVPPAADVLLTWQCDVGHVFVATPEEQRRRPGRERRRSSWCPDCAEAAAPRTPVLPMADQVRWPGASPLVAGPVAGVSGSDAAGGSPSSAVGSGSAPARPRRGARDGRPAVGGTTRERRGKDGTPSTAGPAERRASSAAAAAATPARRRRSPAVCGKTPDLPVGEPFASACAPPPASAVEERLRQELAARLDHTPGLTAVRLARPFFEHLEAWPDILLPELRVAIEYDSTGRHGLEHVGRREEADRRKDRALRSAGWEVIRIRTGKLPPLGPYDLCVSGLTRGTVDLLLDRLREIRGPFLVDAYLREAPPSAAAG; from the coding sequence ATGCCCGAGCCGGTGGATGCGTGGTGGGCGCGGCGCCGCTGGTCGCGCGGCCTCGACGTGCCATACCCGGTGGGCACCTACCGGGAGGCGTGGGCGTCGTTCCCCGTGCTCATCCGGCAGTACCACCCCGACCTGAACCGCGGCATCACGCTCACGCAGGTGCCGCCCGCGGCCGACGTCCTCCTCACGTGGCAGTGCGACGTCGGGCACGTCTTCGTCGCGACGCCCGAGGAGCAGCGGCGGCGGCCGGGCCGCGAGCGCCGCCGCTCGTCGTGGTGCCCGGACTGCGCGGAGGCCGCGGCGCCGCGCACGCCCGTGCTGCCGATGGCGGACCAGGTGCGCTGGCCGGGGGCGTCGCCGCTCGTGGCGGGGCCGGTGGCGGGCGTGTCCGGGTCCGATGCGGCGGGCGGATCCCCGTCCTCGGCCGTCGGGTCCGGGTCCGCGCCCGCGCGTCCGCGGCGGGGCGCGCGCGACGGCCGGCCCGCGGTCGGCGGCACGACCCGCGAGCGGCGCGGGAAGGACGGCACCCCGAGCACGGCGGGCCCGGCCGAGCGACGCGCCTCCTCGGCCGCGGCTGCGGCCGCCACGCCCGCCCGCCGCCGCCGCTCCCCCGCCGTCTGCGGGAAGACGCCCGACCTCCCCGTCGGCGAGCCGTTCGCGAGCGCGTGCGCGCCGCCGCCCGCGTCCGCCGTCGAGGAGCGCCTGCGGCAGGAGCTCGCCGCCCGCCTCGATCACACGCCCGGCCTCACCGCGGTGCGGCTCGCGCGCCCGTTCTTCGAGCACCTCGAGGCGTGGCCCGACATCCTGCTGCCCGAGCTGCGGGTCGCGATCGAGTACGACAGCACCGGCCGCCACGGCCTCGAGCACGTCGGCCGCCGCGAGGAGGCCGACCGGCGCAAGGACCGGGCGTTGCGGTCCGCCGGGTGGGAGGTCATCCGCATCCGCACGGGCAAGCTGCCGCCCCTCGGGCCCTACGACCTGTGCGTCTCGGGGCTCACCCGCGGCACGGTGGACCTGCTCCTCGACCGGCTCCGCGAGATCCGCGGCCCGTTCCTGGTGGACGCCTACCTGCGGGAGGCGCCGCCGTCGGCCGCGGCCGGGTGA
- a CDS encoding GNAT family N-acetyltransferase — protein sequence MPDLATDRLLLRRFTDADSPFLLDLHARPEVMRWIGSGATQADPAQAAARAARYAALDHPVRGIWAIEDRDGGALLGTLLLKELPASAAPLAGDDPAPRDAPAEGETEIGWHLHPDAWGRGVATEAARRVLAHAAEGGLARVLAVTNPANAPSQAVCRRIGMRPLGRTRAYYDADCELFRVDLP from the coding sequence ATGCCCGACCTCGCGACCGACCGCCTGCTCCTCCGCCGCTTCACGGACGCCGACTCGCCCTTCCTCCTCGACCTGCACGCGCGGCCCGAGGTGATGCGGTGGATCGGCTCCGGCGCGACGCAGGCGGATCCCGCGCAGGCCGCCGCGCGCGCCGCCCGCTACGCCGCGCTCGACCACCCGGTGCGCGGGATCTGGGCGATCGAGGATCGCGACGGCGGGGCCCTGCTCGGCACGCTCCTGCTCAAGGAGCTGCCCGCGTCGGCCGCGCCGCTCGCCGGCGACGACCCCGCCCCGCGCGACGCGCCGGCGGAGGGCGAGACGGAGATCGGCTGGCACCTGCACCCGGACGCGTGGGGTCGCGGCGTCGCGACGGAGGCCGCCCGGCGGGTGCTCGCGCACGCGGCCGAGGGCGGGCTCGCGCGCGTTCTCGCGGTCACGAACCCGGCGAACGCGCCGTCGCAGGCCGTGTGCCGCCGCATCGGGATGCGTCCCCTCGGCCGCACGCGCGCCTACTACGACGCGGACTGCGAGCTGTTCCGGGTCGACCTGCCCTGA
- a CDS encoding glycoside hydrolase family 43 protein — protein MITQPSAPGRGTPAAGEAPSPARRRGIRALAVTAGLATALSLTGLPAHAATPAPAPAAARAAAPAAATPPAPAAVEDATFTPGEARLDTAGKVIQAHGGQIVPSVDEAGDTIYYWYGEDRSNGYASSPGVHVYSSRDLEAWTDEGLALRAMSSPDQFDADPYFAGLYGDLDADARAAVYEDLGTVPAAGSTRPAAILERPKVIHNAATGQWVMWIHTDGPTATSDAQYAKATAGVAVADSPTGPFRYIRDHRLHEAPPGEPDYQPESKGMARDMNLFVDDDGTAYIVYSSEENYSLYISKLDADYTALATGPADAVKGVDFTRPYVGAHREAPVLFKSHGTYYLITSGATGWNPNPASYATATDILGTWTDRGNPAQGDGAGTTFGSQSTSVIPIDPANGRFAYMGDRWTPDDLANAPYIWLPLSFGEGGSMTLANPGTWSVRDIPAYAPWEVTTAIPATVRADDASALPTEVEVTTGGTTTTTGITWDAAALAGAGPVQLRGTLDDGRTLVRRVVVVPRDLEYAVDAGGWATADWTAIVAASAADGPLLGSVPEQPLGADPATGATWGWTGSSDVKGDATGDLYSTLRWAKSGATLTYSFGGLTPGEHRVDLGFSDPWTTASRAARITLNGQVVETARPFGADSSSAYTATVGADGVLRVEIAKAAGPDIQVSFLMVSGGPAALAAQTIAFTAPTGATAGGDAIALTATATSGLPVSFQASGACTVTGTRLSPTSAGVCTITATQAGDDEFAPAESITRTFRVQAAVLDDFGRRGSAVGGSWTGDTAATAYRLAAGTLRPYQGGALLRPEVLGATQEASVTLTKVARTARSVGLVLKAQSARTVDRGAITVAYDARTKAITTTAIATDGTRTAYPAIPVRLLAGDVLTARYTADDTVEIQLGDDLVGTTELSAADAARFHDATGRIGVWTQGALLTVLDDVRGGTMIG, from the coding sequence ATGATCACGCAACCATCCGCACCCGGACGCGGGACGCCCGCCGCGGGCGAGGCCCCGAGCCCCGCGAGGAGGAGGGGCATCCGGGCGCTCGCCGTCACCGCGGGGCTCGCCACCGCTCTGTCCCTCACGGGCCTGCCGGCGCACGCCGCGACGCCCGCTCCGGCGCCCGCCGCCGCCCGCGCGGCCGCTCCCGCCGCCGCGACCCCGCCGGCCCCCGCGGCCGTAGAGGACGCCACCTTCACGCCCGGTGAGGCCCGCCTCGACACGGCCGGGAAGGTGATCCAGGCCCACGGCGGCCAGATCGTCCCGTCCGTCGACGAGGCCGGCGACACGATCTACTACTGGTACGGCGAGGACCGCTCCAACGGCTACGCCTCGAGCCCCGGCGTGCACGTCTACTCCTCGCGCGACCTCGAGGCCTGGACCGACGAGGGCCTCGCCCTCCGTGCCATGTCGTCGCCCGACCAGTTCGACGCCGACCCCTACTTCGCCGGCCTCTACGGCGACCTCGACGCCGACGCGCGCGCCGCCGTCTACGAGGACCTCGGCACCGTGCCCGCCGCCGGATCCACGCGCCCCGCCGCGATCCTCGAGCGCCCGAAGGTGATCCACAACGCGGCGACCGGCCAGTGGGTGATGTGGATCCACACCGACGGACCCACCGCCACGAGCGACGCGCAGTACGCGAAGGCCACCGCGGGCGTCGCCGTCGCCGACTCGCCGACCGGCCCGTTCCGCTACATCCGCGACCACCGCCTCCACGAGGCGCCGCCCGGGGAGCCCGACTACCAGCCCGAGAGCAAGGGCATGGCGCGCGACATGAACCTCTTCGTCGACGACGACGGGACCGCGTACATCGTCTACTCGAGCGAGGAGAACTACTCCCTCTACATCTCGAAGCTCGACGCCGACTACACCGCGCTCGCCACGGGTCCCGCCGACGCCGTCAAGGGCGTCGACTTCACGCGCCCCTACGTCGGCGCGCACCGCGAGGCGCCCGTGCTCTTCAAGTCGCACGGCACCTACTACCTGATCACCTCGGGCGCGACGGGCTGGAACCCGAACCCGGCCTCCTACGCGACCGCGACCGACATCCTCGGCACCTGGACCGACCGCGGCAACCCCGCGCAGGGCGACGGCGCCGGCACGACCTTCGGCTCGCAGAGCACCTCCGTGATCCCGATCGACCCGGCGAACGGCCGCTTCGCCTACATGGGCGACCGGTGGACCCCGGACGACCTCGCGAACGCGCCCTACATCTGGCTGCCGCTGTCCTTCGGGGAGGGCGGATCCATGACCCTCGCGAACCCGGGCACGTGGAGCGTCCGCGACATCCCGGCGTACGCGCCGTGGGAGGTCACGACCGCGATCCCCGCGACCGTGCGCGCCGACGACGCGTCCGCGCTGCCGACCGAGGTCGAGGTGACCACCGGTGGCACGACCACGACCACCGGGATCACCTGGGACGCCGCGGCGCTCGCCGGCGCCGGACCCGTGCAGCTCCGCGGCACCCTCGACGACGGGCGCACGCTCGTCCGCCGCGTCGTCGTCGTCCCGCGTGACCTCGAGTACGCGGTCGACGCGGGCGGCTGGGCCACGGCCGACTGGACGGCGATCGTCGCCGCCTCCGCCGCCGACGGGCCGCTCCTCGGCTCGGTCCCGGAGCAGCCGCTCGGCGCGGATCCCGCGACGGGCGCCACCTGGGGCTGGACCGGATCCAGCGACGTGAAGGGCGACGCCACCGGCGACCTGTACTCGACGCTGCGCTGGGCGAAGTCCGGCGCGACGCTGACGTACTCCTTCGGCGGGCTCACGCCGGGCGAGCACCGCGTGGACCTCGGGTTCTCGGACCCGTGGACCACGGCCAGCCGCGCCGCGCGCATCACGCTCAACGGGCAGGTCGTGGAGACGGCCCGGCCGTTCGGCGCCGACTCGTCGAGCGCGTACACCGCGACCGTCGGGGCGGACGGGGTGCTCAGGGTGGAGATCGCGAAGGCGGCGGGCCCGGACATCCAGGTCAGCTTCCTGATGGTGTCCGGCGGCCCGGCCGCGCTCGCCGCGCAGACGATCGCGTTCACCGCGCCGACCGGCGCGACCGCGGGCGGCGACGCGATCGCGCTGACGGCCACCGCGACCTCGGGCCTGCCCGTGTCGTTCCAGGCGTCCGGCGCGTGCACGGTCACGGGGACGCGGCTGTCGCCGACCTCCGCGGGCGTCTGCACGATCACCGCCACGCAGGCCGGGGACGACGAGTTCGCGCCCGCCGAGTCGATCACGCGCACCTTCCGGGTGCAGGCCGCCGTGCTCGACGACTTCGGGCGCCGCGGCTCCGCGGTCGGCGGATCCTGGACCGGCGACACCGCCGCCACCGCCTACCGCCTCGCGGCCGGCACGCTCCGCCCGTACCAGGGCGGCGCGCTGCTGCGACCCGAGGTGCTCGGCGCCACGCAGGAGGCGTCCGTGACGCTGACCAAGGTGGCGCGCACCGCGCGGTCCGTGGGCCTCGTGCTCAAGGCGCAGTCGGCCCGCACGGTCGACCGCGGCGCGATCACCGTGGCCTACGACGCACGGACGAAGGCGATCACGACGACCGCCATCGCGACCGACGGCACCCGCACGGCCTACCCGGCGATCCCGGTGCGACTGCTCGCGGGCGACGTGCTCACCGCGCGGTACACGGCGGACGACACGGTGGAGATCCAGCTCGGCGACGACCTCGTCGGCACGACGGAGCTCTCCGCCGCCGACGCGGCGCGCTTCCACGACGCGACCGGGCGCATCGGCGTCTGGACGCAGGGCGCGCTCCTCACCGTGCTCGACGACGTGCGCGGCGGCACGATGATCGGCTGA
- a CDS encoding ChaB family protein, with amino-acid sequence MAPDDDDMPSTIRRSPEHAQATWSAAHAAAEGQYGSGERAERTAYAALKHGFEKVGDHWEPKDEKGPSDAGAEDRGAGTAGGVDANASKAHLMEVARRLDVSGRSRMTKDELVEGIRKANDRETRRAREREG; translated from the coding sequence GTGGCCCCCGACGACGACGACATGCCGAGCACCATCCGCCGCTCGCCCGAGCACGCGCAGGCCACGTGGTCGGCGGCGCACGCGGCGGCCGAGGGGCAGTACGGATCCGGCGAGCGCGCCGAGCGCACCGCCTACGCCGCGCTCAAGCACGGCTTCGAGAAGGTCGGCGACCACTGGGAACCGAAGGACGAAAAGGGCCCGTCCGACGCGGGCGCCGAGGACCGCGGCGCGGGCACGGCCGGCGGGGTCGACGCCAACGCGTCGAAGGCGCACCTGATGGAGGTCGCGCGCCGCCTCGACGTCAGCGGCCGCAGCCGGATGACGAAGGACGAGCTGGTGGAGGGGATCCGGAAGGCGAACGACCGCGAGACCCGCCGGGCGCGCGAGCGCGAGGGCTGA
- the sufU gene encoding Fe-S cluster assembly sulfur transfer protein SufU, with protein MSAPGAGGSGLYQELILDHSRTPEGQGDPTGWPLHAHQVNPTCGDEITLGVRVEDGRVVEIAWTGHGCAISQASASMLVGVLDGVDLDTVHARAAAFREVMRSRGASHLDPEEFGDAVALDGVSRYVGRVKCAMLPWTTLEEALRAG; from the coding sequence ATGAGCGCCCCGGGCGCCGGCGGGAGCGGGCTCTACCAGGAGCTGATCCTCGACCACTCGCGCACGCCCGAGGGCCAGGGCGATCCCACGGGCTGGCCGCTGCACGCGCACCAGGTGAACCCGACGTGCGGGGACGAGATCACCCTCGGGGTCCGCGTCGAGGACGGCCGTGTCGTCGAGATCGCGTGGACGGGACACGGCTGCGCGATCTCGCAGGCGTCGGCCTCGATGCTGGTCGGCGTGCTCGACGGCGTAGACCTCGACACCGTGCACGCGCGCGCCGCCGCGTTCCGCGAGGTGATGCGGAGCCGCGGCGCGTCCCACCTCGACCCGGAGGAGTTCGGCGACGCCGTCGCGCTCGACGGGGTCTCCCGGTACGTCGGCCGCGTCAAGTGCGCGATGCTGCCGTGGACGACGCTCGAGGAGGCGCTCCGGGCGGGCTGA
- a CDS encoding aminotransferase class V-fold PLP-dependent enzyme gives MHTAPQDAPGDGTARSAGLTADEIDRIRRDFPLLGSEVNGHPLVYLDSAATSQKPRQVLDAERAYLEHRNAAVHRGAHTLAALATEEFEEAREKVARFVGVDAGEIVWTSNATEGLNLVAYGLGSAAAPASIRVREGDEIVVTESEHHANLIPWQQLALRTGARLRFIPVDDAGALRLETLGDVITERTRVVALAHVSNVLGGVAPLGPVVARAREVGALVVLDACQSVPHLPVDLRALDVDLAVFSGHKMLAPTGIGVLYGRRRVLEALPPFLTGGSMITTVTMEAAEFLPPPQRFEAGTQRISQVVALGAAVDYLEAVGMDRIAEHGRRIGERLVTGLSGITGVRVLGPGADGHRVGLAAFDLAGVHAHDVGQILDDRGIAVRVGHHCAQPLHRRLGLTASTRASGTLHTTDAEVDLLLQGVEDAAAFFGAGR, from the coding sequence ATGCACACCGCCCCCCAGGACGCCCCCGGCGACGGCACGGCGCGATCCGCCGGCCTGACCGCCGACGAGATCGACCGGATCCGCCGCGACTTCCCCCTCCTCGGCTCCGAGGTGAACGGCCACCCGCTCGTCTACCTCGACTCGGCCGCCACCTCCCAGAAGCCGCGCCAGGTGCTGGACGCGGAACGCGCGTACCTGGAGCACCGCAACGCGGCCGTCCACCGCGGCGCGCACACGCTCGCGGCCCTCGCGACCGAGGAGTTCGAGGAGGCGCGGGAGAAGGTCGCGCGCTTCGTGGGCGTCGACGCGGGCGAGATCGTGTGGACCTCCAACGCCACCGAGGGGCTGAACCTCGTCGCGTACGGGCTCGGGAGCGCCGCCGCGCCCGCGTCCATCCGCGTGCGGGAGGGCGACGAGATCGTCGTCACCGAGTCGGAGCACCACGCGAACCTCATCCCGTGGCAGCAGCTCGCGCTCCGCACGGGCGCCCGGCTGCGCTTCATCCCGGTCGACGACGCGGGCGCGCTGCGGCTCGAGACGCTGGGCGACGTGATCACGGAGCGCACGCGCGTCGTCGCGCTCGCGCACGTCTCCAACGTGCTGGGCGGGGTCGCGCCGCTCGGACCCGTCGTCGCGCGGGCGCGGGAGGTGGGCGCCCTCGTCGTGCTCGACGCCTGCCAGTCCGTGCCGCACCTGCCCGTCGACCTCCGCGCGCTGGACGTCGACCTCGCGGTCTTCTCCGGGCACAAGATGCTCGCGCCGACGGGGATCGGGGTGCTCTACGGGCGCCGCCGGGTGCTCGAGGCGCTGCCGCCGTTCCTCACAGGCGGGTCGATGATCACGACCGTGACGATGGAGGCGGCGGAGTTCCTGCCGCCGCCGCAGCGCTTCGAGGCCGGCACGCAGCGCATCTCGCAGGTCGTGGCGCTGGGCGCCGCGGTCGACTACCTCGAGGCGGTCGGCATGGACCGGATCGCGGAGCACGGCCGACGCATCGGGGAGCGGCTCGTGACGGGTCTCTCCGGGATCACGGGCGTGCGCGTGCTCGGCCCGGGCGCCGACGGCCACCGCGTCGGGCTCGCGGCGTTCGACCTCGCGGGCGTGCACGCGCACGACGTGGGGCAGATCCTCGACGACCGCGGCATCGCCGTGCGCGTCGGCCACCACTGCGCGCAGCCGCTGCACCGGCGGCTCGGCCTCACGGCGTCCACCCGCGCGAGCGGGACCCTGCACACGACCGACGCCGAGGTCGACCTGCTGCTGCAGGGCGTCGAGGACGCGGCCGCCTTCTTCGGGGCCGGCCGATGA